The Festucalex cinctus isolate MCC-2025b chromosome 10, RoL_Fcin_1.0, whole genome shotgun sequence region CAAGTTGGACTTTTGAGCCACAATTTTCCAGAACAAATCAAATTATCCCTCCTTTTAATTTGGGCTATAGTATTACAATCAATCACAATGTCGCAATCACGTTAGTTAAATTACTCCCTAATAACGTCTAGCCTGAGCATCGATAAGACTTGATACGAATCTGATTATCTCAGCACTTTATAAGGTAATATGTTGGGTATTTCCTCCTTAAATGCCCAGGATGCCTGTGTGTACGCAGCGCACGTCAGGGGTCGTGGGAAACGCTACCGCCATATCCGCCAAGGCATCATCATTTAGTGGGGACATGTAACTAAATATAGAAATACATGTGCATtatttgaggggggaaaaaccaGTGGAAACTCCTCCAGACGAGACAGGTCAGGGGTTCAGACGTGTGCTACTCGATGGAGTGCAGGCCTCTGCACATGTTTggaggttctgggttcgaatctTGACTTTGGCATTCTTGTGTGGGGTTTGCGTGGGTTTTCTTCAGGTACTCGGGGTTCCTCCCACATTTGAAAAAGGAAGACAAAATTGTCCTGTCATTGATGAGTGACCCCACTTCTTGCCAAAAGTCAGACGGGATAAGCTTCAGATATGACTTCAatgatggatggacattttacTTAACATTTTTAACTGTTTGATTAGGATTTCtgttgtaaaaataaacaattgtgaAACAGTCAATCACATCTCATTTCAAACGTTGTTCATACAGTGGACTGCTGCCTCAGTTCTTTGTGGATGTAGCTCAACTTGACACTTAGCGTCTTTAGATGGCAAACTAGTTGAGACTGAATAAACTGCActggactttttattttttatttatttatttttttattttattttttttttaaagcccaaTATAGATTCTGATATTTGGCACAATAAGATTCCGATAACTGATCAACTTACTGATTAATttgtaataacatttttttttgtcttgtaacgcttaccaaaataaatatatgaattacaggcagaacattttaatgttttacaaaagagaaaaaaaactgagcaTGTTTTTCCAGGGGATGGGGTTAGGGTTCGATTGCTataatggaacctaccaaaacaaagattagggtctcttctttcatcaggaaaaaaaaaaaaaaaaaaagaagtaaatttctctctgtttctgtttttcagcaattagcattagaatatagctaagtttcatcattattaacaaatctgcttagaactgtggggaaatcagcttgttttaacatggctgtggttgatctcttatgagccactgctgccacctgctggccgttgtaattactacaattgcttcacccgttctttgcagttgagaggctgtaatcaaagccttctgtatgccctagcgcaaaaaaaacaaaacaaacataaaaaacatataaatacgtctttgggacacttacatttaaaatagaatgtatttatttatacgtttttgggagcaaatgagttagtcTGTGCTCTAATGACAGAGTTCTTCAAATGGACTTACTGTATGTACTGTCAACCATCTACATGCATTATACACTTATTATACATAAATGGATTTCTGCTGGGAAAACAATGTTAATTCAGTGAAAGCGTCTCAAGTCCAGTCGGTTAAGAGCATTGTATATTTTTACCCCCATGAGGCGATGTAGTCTAAAGTTAGCGTGGCCCCTGAAGTCCACACAGTCTGACACCCACGCCGTCTGGCTTACCGGGCCGGCAGCAGTGTCCGACCGCGCTGCTGCTCGTCCCCAAGAGACccggttaaaaatatataatgggtgactttttttttttttttttaagagttgttTGGCCAATAGCAAGAGGCTAGCAATTGAACCTGTATGAGCCACCCACTCTTCTCTCATGCATGGCCTTGAGAAGCCCTGATGAGAACTGAATAGGGGCAGCATACGTGACGGCACGAGTGGATTGCGGTGTGCATGATGACACTCATTAATATaagtcacgtttttttttgtgagaaaatctCTGCAATCACATACAGCTTACTTGCGCATCGTGATATGGCCTTAAATTTCTGATTTTAATAAATTCCTGCATTTATACatttcttgtaattttttttctgctgagtCACTTGTTGCTGGGCAGTGTTCATATAGGGTCAATGTTTAAAACTGACCAAATTGTTTGAATACCTTACTAGGAAATTATGAGGATTATGCAACTGAAGAAttgctctgtattaaatataataatgttagtaaagaaaaaaaaaagaaggtggcACATGATGAAACCTTTGACGTCCAATTCTTGACAACACAGACACTCCAAATAAAATTGTCACTAACAAATCTATGGCATTCTGCATTTGAATCTACAtgtgaaacattttgttttttaaaatacactTTGGTTATTCTTCTCTCACACGCTAACCTATTTTCACTTCCGTTTTTTGACCGCAGGAAATATGGgaagaaagaaaatacaaatttcTCGCATTCTGGATCAGAGAAACCGACAGGTGAGCTTCCCACAAATGATTTAATGTCACTTTATTGTGACGGAAAGTTCACTAATTTGTCCATGGGAAATTTTCAATTTTCACTGAATTGGCCTacaaatttattacaaatttaatgcaaaaaaaatatgtcttaTGCCAGAGGTCGGCAAACTGCGAATGGgggaaaataagtaaaaaattaatattttcttacatatttgtgtttttttagataaaatatttaaatgaattaatgacttaaataaaaaattagtaattaaatagtcaaaaaatgacaaatttttaagttgtcagaacaAGAGATGAAATGTAGattgaaatgtaattttaaaaagacaggaaatcaaatgaaaatgtttaaaatgtaactATAAAAGATCAAAAAACAGGAATATCTCAaagtaccataaaatgtccataaaattgcccccACAACAATCTGAAAATTGATatcaaaaatggcagaaaaatccaaaactgatGAGAGACCAAAGGTAGAAGAAAACGAATCTCTCAAAGTATTAGAggctgcatatttttttgttatggtgcagctctaattagctgttaggccctcagtacattaggcTAACACTAACACATAATATAACATATATAACATTATAtaacatataacataatattcaaatgttttgcggttccatacagattttttttttattttgcctaaattggctcttttgacagtaaaggttgctgacccctgatctataataataattaacctGTGTAttcaatttgttgacattttttgtctgGTGCtgtgagatattttttttaaaatgtttgcatCGCAGGTGACGTTCACCAAGCGCAAGTTCGGCCTGATGAAGAAGGCGTACGAGCTGAGCGTGCTGTGCGACTGCGAGATCGCCCTCATCATCTTCAACAGCACCAACCGACTCTTCCAGTACGCCAGCACCGACATGGACAAGGTTCTGCTCAAGTACACCGAGTACAGCGAACCGCACGAGAGTCGCACCAACACCGACATACTGGAGGTACGGAGATTTCGCAGACTTGTGTTGGTTTTGGGGCGGTTTTCCGCTCTAAGGTGTTATTTTGTGTTTGCCGTCAGACTTTGAGGAGGAAAGGATTTGATCTGGACGCCTCGGAGCCTGACGGTGAGGAGAGCATGCAGGTGACCGGCCATAGATGTCAATATGGCGACGGGGTGGACGTGTCTGCGGGCTGCCAGCGGCTCTATGtcagtacacgcacacacaaagtcaCTGGTGCGAATAACAAAGTATGAATTCTTAATTTTCACATGTCTGgacttagattttatttttctgggcccggttgttcaaaactcggttaTACCTTTAACCActggttaagtagatttaaccgACACTCTTACCTTGTTGTTCAGAACTCTGTTAACTTTAACTGCTGATAACTTGCTGTTAAAGTTAACACACCTAAGGACGGCCGCTATCTTTTTAACAGTCTGGTTAACTCTGCGTTTGTGGCTAATGATGTCTGATTAGTAGTAATACATTGCCAAGTCTCATGCTGAATCaagagaaataataaaaatatgttttttaaagattagttctaaaaatggacagaAAGAGGGGGCTTGCCCAACATTTAGTGGGAGGTCCAAAGAGAGGTTACCTGTGATGTTTCTTGTTTGCGTTCACGCCAATGATCAAACACTAAATAGCtgctaattatttaatttaaatttgatttaaatataatatggtaataattttttgtaattaattttaatttaaaaatacaaaattacaaatattagtaataattacaaattgattaaaaatacacatattaaatacaaaaacaagactATTCAAACTATTCtatcaaaatattacacaaaaaatacaaatcagtcaaaaatacaaatatgttagacaaaaaaatggcaaaaatatgaGAAAATCAGACAAAAGTATACAATTTTATATGCTACAAAAATATTGGCAAAAATATTACAGAAAATATTCACTGAAAATACacacagtagaaaaaaaaataattataatgaattaaaaaataaaataaaaataaattatttcacaaaaaatcctaaattgcttcaaccatttgattgaatgttttcttcgtcagcagaaaacttcctgctgcttttttttttgtttttgttttttttcacagggTTCGTTTGGATAGTATTCCACTTTCTTTCGCCGACCcggaagttaaaaataaataaataaatggaaaaaaaagcggaattgtgggatatatcgGTGCTAACAGTGACATAAACGGCACGGTTAACTTTTACGGTGCCATTAAACAGCACgactaaccatgttttgaacaacgcatATTTAACGGTCAGTTAGTTAACGGACAGTTAAGAATTGGGTTAAAAAGGGGTTAAAAGGTGGTTAAAATAACTGagaattgaacaaccgggccctgaTGATTAAAATAGTGAGTGACTGGTGAGTGTACAGTATATGATCATGTCACTCTCTAGGCTCCGCCCCTGCGCACCCCAGAATTGTTGGCGTCGGAGAGCAGCTTCCCCATCTCATCCGCGCACGCCGTGGCCCCCCACAGACCCCCAGCCTTTAAATGCGCCAGCCCGGCTCCACCAGCAGCTCACGCCTCCTTCATGCCTCAACACTCGggtataaaagaaacatccaacaCATAGATGTTGTTCCCATAGTTTTGAAATATGAGCGCGCAGCTGTCCGTCACCTCACAGGAAGTTTGCGGCGTATGTCTGTATTTTCTGaaactggacttttttttgccaatgtagCCGTCTTTGGTTTCTGTCTCGTTGCTGCCGCACCTGTCTTTGTGGTGATGTCATCACAAGTGATTCCACTGTGACACTTGAAGCAGTTTACAGTACAGGACCAGGGTTATAATCGTTTggtatttttctgttttgtttttgtttttgtttttgtttttttttgttttgttgtttttttacttattttttaaattttgttaacCATTTTTATAggggttttgttagttttaatgattttaacatgtattttattttattacttttaacattatttttagttttttcaaaCAGTAGGCCTATTAGGCCACACCCCCTTTAAGACAACACAAATATTACATTAtatacagtagggatgtaacaataagcgcgatatcatgatgtttaaaaaaaaaaaaaaagtcaggttgatttccatttgtgcagttctagcaccctgtgGTGGCtaatttttgtgcaatttaattttcatacggCATACTTTggctcttctatgtttaaaatccacgctaatggtcagatgaagcatgcctgtgaagcaagtcaatatgtgcgtgcattaacaacatatcataataacataataataaaacataataatattgctgttatgtacaaaagcacaatcttgtactttttttttttttttttttttttacatttttttaaatatcaccaacctcccccaaaatattgtgataattatcgtatcgtgatatttggatatcgttacatccctaacataCAGTAGACTTTGTGAAACCAATTTAATTCTTTActtttcaattgtttttataaaatacagtactattgtattttattacaaacctgacaaaaaaaatgtgattttggaCTGGCTGGCACAGATTACAGATTAAATTTAGATTAATTGCCCAGCcctcctaaaaataaataaagaaataaatcagtttaagtcaAATTTCAGGTTTAACTGATCATACCATGTTTTTAATTTCCACACAGTCAAGAAAAGGTGCAAGAGAAAGAAGAAGTATGAAGGTATGACATTTGCTCACATCATCTTTTTCACTTCCCTCCGCAGGTATCAACTACTCCGTTTTCTCCCACGCGGGCCGAGGACACGACCCGAAAACCCCCACTCCCCCATCCCCTTTGACCCTGCCGGGAGATGCGGCCAATCAGGGCTCATGTGCCGGCTCGAACCCCGCCGTCAGCCGGGCCGTCCTGTACCAGTCTGGCTTGCACGGCGCCATGGGCAAAGCCGGGCTGCTGGGCCACACCCTGACTGGTTACGGCCTCGCCTCCGCTGGAGCTTCCGGTACCCTACACTTTGGTTCCTCCACTTATTATTTCACCATTTATAACTtagatatttttatatttttctttgtcAAGAGTTCAGCCAACCGAGTTTCTATCACTCTGTGAGTCTGCAGCGAGGAGCAGCGAACTCCTGGCAAACAACGCAGACTTCGCACCATCTCCACGGGCCTCATTTAAGTCAAGGGTAAGAATACGTTTTAATACATTAGAATGGAGGTACATtcactggccacaacattaggtacacctacacACCCTAGTAAATTCAAAAGCTGCCATTACAgtcggggtgggaacctctgggtacaaTTATCGATGTATtgatcaggtaataaatccacgataatctacgataaaaagACTCACGACAGAAACtgtttttttcattgtgaaactagtttctttttgtaccatcactgaaacacaatattaaaacaggtGTCTTCTttacagtgagtactttagggtatttgtttttaaacaaatacaaatgtcttttctgtgaacaaatttgtgtctttcttaaacacgattgtcatgcaacatgtcagttacatagtcaattgtttcattttataaactgttacacaatttttttgtgtagaattgcaaaagtaaatacaatatttaaatattaaagcaatattaatattcctgaaaaattgtgtgcttcaagtcgaaacataaaatgtgttttaaaatgttaacattgaagatataatacacatttttcatagaaaaataCGCAAAACTGAATCACTtgttggacagataaatgtcttacacaagtaaactcacaagtcttcttcgcctgaagacttgcgtacatttccccgccacgctTATGACGTGCTCCCCCTAGCTGCCCgctaagtaattgctcaataagtaatgaacaatggagccgttatagtaaGTAGTCAAgttagtggctgtatattaactacaacaaatattgcgatacttgcatAAGCGTATTGATAagctatcgggagacaaagtattacAATATCAATATATCGTTACACTCCTACTTTACAGAGATAATAATGCACAGTTTAACAAAGTATTAACCAcgcatgtttattattattgtggtgaGTCAAGTAAGAGTGTAATGTTGCTAATATTTTgctaaacttttatttttattgatactACAGGAAGCTAATTTAggtgtttttttatgtatgtacatacccaaaaaaattattgttgttgttcccaGAATGTCCACCGGGGTCTGCTCTTTCCCATCTTCGTCTTTCTCTTCCACCTTGACATATCCTTCCTTCCTCGGTGTGCACATCAAATCTGAGCGCAGCTCTCCTGAGCAGCACGTGGCATCTCCCGCCTCATCGCCACTACATGGCCTCGGGCGAGACCAGTCGCCCGCGAGCAGGCCCGGCTCAACCCGCCAAAGCCCCCCAGAAGCGGAGCCCGAGACGTACTCGCACAACCGAGAGGACGGAGGGATGTCAAGGCAGTCGCACCTGTGTGAGGGATGGCAGAGATAGCTATGCACATAGAGGACACTTTATTGCGTACACATGCACAAGCTGGTGGCATCCAACAAAAGAACGATATGAAAAACTAATACTTATAATTAATCATTAAATCCGATTAAtgaataattttaaatagacaAGAAAAATTGATGATAACTACACTGATGAATACGACTGAAAAGGggtattttaacaaattaaaaatacatgaaaatgaacTGAATTAAAGAAAATGGTAAAAGGCATAGCaaaaataaagtacaaaataattacaaataactacaactaaatCAAATTGGAAAAGTGACTACAATGGAAAAATTGGAAAACTCATTTCAAATGAAGTaggccaaattaaaaaaaaattacaaatcagTGAATGAATAAATCCAATTGAAAAGTTGACAATTTAAGAAACAAGACAAAATGAATGTCACTAAAGACTAGTGAATAATATAACACAAAAATTACTTCAGCTTTAAAAAATTAAGTAACAAATatgcaacatgaaaaaaaaatacaatttgaataACAAATCTTACTAAACAATTGATCAATCGCTATAATGAACTACAAAGTGATTACATATTAATtggtaaataaaaaattaataaggaATACAAAGGAATTaaattagaaataaaaacaagtgaTACAATTgacatgtatacattttttaattactttgtaaaaaaaaaaaaaaaaaaagttaaaataaattagaGATTAAAATAtaagtgaagaaaaaataatgaaaaattatgaataaaaaaaaaaattaaaaaaaataaacagccgAAGTGGGTCTTTATTACTAATTGTAAATGGCaaatgggacaaaaaaaaaatattcaagaagAAATGATTtggaaaatttaaaatgaattaatacaATTGAAAAgggagttttgtttttcttttttgcttttaaaacagtttgatagttaaattaataatttcatCAAAACTTATCATTATTCCCTTTGAAAAGACTCACTTTAGCTCTTGTATTGGATGCCATCAGACTGCCTGTGTGTACCTAATGAACTGTCCGGTCTCTCAGTCAGAGCTGGTCTCTGCTGGGCgtggacgcttttttttttttttttccttcccccaACCCCCTCCCATGTCACTcagtttttcccattaaaaaaaagacacacactCGTTTTGTTTGatgatttatgttttgtttgccactatagtaaaataaaaatattaacagaaattccatgaattaaaaaaaaataaaatctaaaaatgtgTCCATTTCAGTTTTTTCTTCTACAAGGGTAAACTAGAAATGataaaatataatgctactAAATTTAGACTGCGCCACAAAATAGAATGCAGAACAAATGATGAAAGCATATTTTTAATGAGGGAGTTTAGAAAAGAAATATGTACACTAAAGTCATTCAACGCAAGGGCCATGCTTGAAACAACCTTGATCCATCCATTTGTTCtggtctaaaacttcttccctTTCTGCAACCTGTTGTGACGCCAAATGTTTTCCTTTCGGACGCGCCTCCAGTACTCCCAGCTGTCCTCCTCCAGCTCGTTAAGTTTGTACGGCGCCCCCAGGTTTAACTGAAAGAGCCTGAAAAgcaatgagccacatgctgcttcatcaAAACATCAGGATTTTCTTTGTGGCCAAATGCATCTGACAAAATGCCGTTATTTGCAGCTGTATTTGTATCATTACCCGATAATACTAATTTGCACCAAAATAAAAGGAATATAAAAACGTTCTCACCATTCTGGATATTCCTCCACTGGTTTGAGTTTGGGGTCTTCGCCTTCTTTGTAGAAGTTTACCCCCACTGCATACGTCGTCAGTCTGACTGGGTCTTTACACACCTCTGGTCCTTTCAACTCCTCTTTAACCATCCCCTTTCCTTTACCTTTAACGGCTGCAGGAGCGTCAATGTTATTAAAAACACAGAGCCATTGAACGAAAATGCACCTTTACTGAAAAGCTACTTTACTCACCCACTTTTTTCGCATATCCACacgcttgtaacttgtttaacGGGTTATTCCTGCGGAGAGTTATAAGTGACGTATTGTTTGTGATATGTTTTAACAATGCGATGCTAAATAAACTGTGGCCTGACATTCTTTTACAATATGTTGCTACGACAGGCGACGTTAGCGTACCATGCTACAATTTGACATTCAGTCTTCTACTTCCGGACAATCGACCACCGAGTTGTGACACTTCTGAAACTACACTGCCGCCTGTGGACGACAAGGCGCagtacatgcttttttttaacttccgtGTTTTTTCCTAAGTGGCTTTATTTCGGGATCGTCTTCGTGATATCCGTATCGAAGCAATAATGTACTAACAGAAAtgtttccaaacatttttttttaattgtaggaAAATCAGATACGACAGACTACACGTATCCTATCCTCCACCTATCCTCCGTGTACAGGATAAGTGGCGCTACGCAGCTATAGCACTGTGCCACACCATTAATAccaaagtagaagaagaagcaacAACACAACAGTTCTCAGTAAAACATGTCGGAGTATGAAGGCGTCCAGAAAAGTGCCCTAAAAATAAAGGGTGCTGGAAGCATTTCTTCTGGGAAAAAGTAAGTAAAGCACACAGATTATTTACTCAACCAGCATTTTAACGTATGCCGGGTAGAGCTGGTGAATTTATTGGCTTTTAGTTCACGTCGCTGTCGTTCGAACGTTAGCTTTCGTGCTAACAATAATCCAACTTGCTGTCATATTTTCCTTGTTATGTTCACTCTAAACTGTACATTGTAAACACCACAACTGCTCGGGATACTATTGAACGAAAAAACATGGGAGCCTTCATCAATGTCTTCGCTGCACCATAACAGCGCCAGTTTTAGCATATTAGCATATTACACAACACGGGTTTAATGTAATGAGAGTCATTAGTGAAGAACTGCACTGCTTCCTACGGACTGCTGTCTGTAGATGACACTACAGTTTGTACAATATGTATTATACCTTTTAACATAGGctatttttatacagtatttgatTACATTTAGAATGGTTATCAAATTAACACGTCGGAGAGATAATTATTCTAAACCTGTCTTTATCACACATTTCCCCCAACGGTATTCCCACAAAAAAAGGAGCTTTTACCGTTTGCATGTGGTACTAAATAAATACCATCTTGTACAGTCTGAATCAGAACCTTACGTCCAAGAACTGATGACCTTTGTtccaggaagaagaagaaggacaagGAGAGCAAGCATCGCATGGAGCAGGTGGCCACCAGTCAAAACGATGAGGAGGTGAACGCCAAACGGGCGTACATGGACAAAAGGACGCCCGCACAAATCGCCTTTGACAAGATGCAAGAAAAGAGGGTATgctatttttttcacaaaaatttgGAAAGAATTACTTCTTTGTTGAatacaaaataatttcaaatgactatttttattaaacatttgaaaaaagtttgacctgtaaaatattaaaattgtccCTCATAAATGATTTGAGTTCTTTCCCGACAGCAAATGGAAAGAATTTTGAACAAAGCCTCCAAGACACACAAACATCGAGTGGAGGTACATTCTTCAGCACACATCCAAATTTTtgaattgcatttattttgatGAGAATCCATCATAGAGTAAAATAattaaacttttcttttttctttttgcaggaCTTCAATCGCCACCTGGACAACCTGACAGAACATTACGATATTCCTAAAGTCAGCTGGACCAAATAAATGGACAGAAATTTTCCATATTTGTTTTTCGAAGGTTATGAcagttttatgtatttacaaTTAAAGTTGCGTATCATGATCACATGATCTTATTTCCTGTGCAAGTCACTAGTGTCTCGTGCTTGGAGAGTAATGAGAAACATGTGATGGTCTTTCTTTGGAATTTCATATGCATCATAGTGGAAATTATTCAGGAATtaggatattttattttttcttgtgtaTAAAGAaactttttccttttaaaatacactattttctttaaaaatcttGTCTTGGGGGGATGAGACggcagagaatttttttttcttctccaaaacatttttccccaaatgtGATTTAACcacaccaaaaagaaaaaagaaagaaaaaaaaaaatacctgttctcttaatttattttttatggggaAAATAAGTTTTCTCCCAT contains the following coding sequences:
- the mef2b gene encoding myocyte-specific enhancer factor 2B is translated as MGRKKIQISRILDQRNRQVTFTKRKFGLMKKAYELSVLCDCEIALIIFNSTNRLFQYASTDMDKVLLKYTEYSEPHESRTNTDILETLRRKGFDLDASEPDGEESMQVTGHRCQYGDGVDVSAGCQRLYAPPLRTPELLASESSFPISSAHAVAPHRPPAFKCASPAPPAAHASFMPQHSGINYSVFSHAGRGHDPKTPTPPSPLTLPGDAANQGSCAGSNPAVSRAVLYQSGLHGAMGKAGLLGHTLTGYGLASAGASEFSQPSFYHSVSLQRGAANSWQTTQTSHHLHGPHLSQGMSTGVCSFPSSSFSSTLTYPSFLGVHIKSERSSPEQHVASPASSPLHGLGRDQSPASRPGSTRQSPPEAEPETYSHNREDGGMSRQSHLCEGWQR
- the mrpl54 gene encoding large ribosomal subunit protein mL54 isoform X2; amino-acid sequence: MSGHSLFSIALLKHITNNTSLITLRRNNPLNKLQACGYAKKVAVKGKGKGMVKEELKGPEVCKDPVRLTTYAVGVNFYKEGEDPKLKPVEEYPEWLFQLNLGAPYKLNELEEDSWEYWRRVRKENIWRHNRLQKGKKF
- the mrpl54 gene encoding large ribosomal subunit protein mL54 isoform X1 encodes the protein MLALLVLLLLPGTKVISSWTNNPLNKLQACGYAKKVAVKGKGKGMVKEELKGPEVCKDPVRLTTYAVGVNFYKEGEDPKLKPVEEYPEWLFQLNLGAPYKLNELEEDSWEYWRRVRKENIWRHNRLQKGKKF
- the fam32a gene encoding protein FAM32A-like, producing the protein MSEYEGVQKSALKIKGAGSISSGKKKKKKDKESKHRMEQVATSQNDEEVNAKRAYMDKRTPAQIAFDKMQEKRQMERILNKASKTHKHRVEDFNRHLDNLTEHYDIPKVSWTK